One genomic region from Flagellimonas oceani encodes:
- a CDS encoding RNA polymerase sigma-70 factor: protein MKPEYLHNLKIAPLSENTVEDDFSVIYEFYRPKLVVIVNSYIPSQEDAEEIIHDVFIKLWEKWGTLQITSNFTGYIYSMTRNACLDYLRAKKNKLTKEMSAEQQEFWLNHGALADDMASSILADELQSLVDKAIEQLPEKCKKVFTKSRMEGLCHKEISKELEISPKTVENHMSRALRQLRVALSEYLPSLFL, encoded by the coding sequence ATGAAGCCAGAATATTTGCATAACCTCAAAATCGCCCCCCTGTCGGAAAATACCGTAGAGGATGATTTTAGTGTAATATATGAGTTCTACAGGCCTAAACTGGTTGTAATTGTGAACAGTTACATACCTTCTCAAGAGGATGCGGAAGAAATCATCCACGATGTCTTCATCAAATTATGGGAAAAATGGGGGACGTTGCAGATTACCTCCAATTTTACGGGTTACATTTATAGTATGACCCGAAATGCCTGTTTGGATTATCTCCGCGCCAAAAAAAATAAGCTCACCAAGGAAATGTCCGCCGAACAGCAAGAGTTTTGGTTGAACCATGGAGCTTTGGCAGACGACATGGCCTCTTCAATTTTGGCAGATGAACTCCAGTCTTTGGTGGATAAGGCCATAGAGCAACTTCCTGAAAAATGTAAAAAAGTTTTCACGAAAAGTAGAATGGAGGGGTTGTGCCATAAAGAAATATCGAAGGAACTGGAAATTTCCCCAAAAACCGTGGAAAACCATATGAGCAGGGCCTTGCGACAACTTCGG
- a CDS encoding DUF5004 domain-containing protein, translated as MKRTFFNAISLMCIGVTLLSCSSDDGPECAEDFTGELTANEEKLVGEWVLSDIVAAKELDLTDDDTDNASKNLFEQYEECARDAAYTFESDRTFTYEIGKNAEDCDNPVTSTGTWELISQNLSLAASCTVQATTLEFNEDSSAFTFSEIYNVTEVTGTVVQTRIDFTYTLAP; from the coding sequence ATGAAACGAACATTTTTTAATGCTATCTCCTTAATGTGTATTGGTGTAACTCTTTTGTCCTGTTCTTCGGATGATGGACCGGAATGTGCCGAAGATTTTACAGGTGAGCTAACGGCCAATGAAGAGAAATTGGTCGGGGAATGGGTGCTTAGCGACATTGTTGCCGCAAAAGAATTGGATTTGACGGATGATGATACGGACAATGCATCAAAAAATCTTTTTGAACAATATGAAGAATGTGCCAGAGATGCAGCCTATACTTTTGAATCCGATAGGACCTTTACCTACGAAATCGGCAAGAATGCAGAGGATTGTGACAACCCTGTTACCTCCACGGGCACATGGGAGCTGATTTCACAAAATCTTAGTTTGGCAGCTTCCTGCACCGTGCAGGCAACTACGCTGGAATTTAATGAAGATTCGTCGGCATTTACTTTTTCAGAAATATATAATGTAACTGAGGTAACCGGTACCGTGGTGCAGACAAGGATCGATTTTACGTATACGTTGGCGCCTTAG
- a CDS encoding 3-keto-disaccharide hydrolase, whose protein sequence is MYTKVTGCILAILLSVSCKQEKKKEESETWRTKKAAVENATHNQLLDVEKKEGWKLLFDGQTMKGWHLYNDPGANSVWEVVDGELHSNTNDESLTAGDLVTDQSYENYELTLEWRIAGNGNSGVFINVQELPNVPTAWQSGPEYQILGADHMDYDVPEKRPGCLYVFQPQQNKVEINQGGWNKTKIVQEDGKIEFYLNGVLTASQDFTSPDWKERVAGSHFSKYPEFGKATKGKIALQYWYFETWFRNIKIRELR, encoded by the coding sequence ATGTACACAAAAGTAACTGGATGCATCCTTGCCATACTCCTATCGGTATCCTGTAAACAAGAAAAGAAAAAAGAAGAAAGCGAAACATGGCGTACTAAGAAGGCCGCAGTGGAAAACGCTACCCACAACCAATTGTTGGATGTGGAGAAGAAAGAGGGCTGGAAGCTGCTTTTTGATGGGCAAACAATGAAGGGATGGCATCTGTACAATGATCCAGGAGCCAATTCGGTTTGGGAAGTTGTCGATGGTGAATTGCATAGCAACACCAACGATGAATCCTTGACGGCCGGGGATTTGGTAACCGACCAATCCTATGAAAATTACGAACTTACCTTGGAATGGCGGATAGCAGGAAACGGGAACAGTGGTGTTTTTATAAACGTACAGGAGCTGCCCAATGTACCTACCGCATGGCAAAGTGGTCCCGAGTACCAAATTTTAGGTGCCGATCATATGGATTATGACGTTCCCGAAAAGCGGCCGGGTTGTTTGTATGTTTTTCAGCCGCAACAAAATAAGGTGGAGATCAATCAGGGTGGGTGGAACAAAACCAAGATCGTACAAGAGGACGGTAAAATAGAATTTTATTTGAACGGTGTTCTCACGGCATCGCAGGATTTTACTTCACCTGATTGGAAAGAGAGAGTTGCCGGGAGCCATTTTTCCAAGTACCCTGAATTTGGCAAGGCCACCAAGGGCAAAATTGCATTGCAGTATTGGTATTTTGAAACTTGGTTCCGAAATATTAAGATCAGGGAGCTCCGATAG
- a CDS encoding efflux RND transporter periplasmic adaptor subunit: MKVKNIVYALLVVGVVALIAYRIKSNAEIGKPSGSGSVVPTVTGMILKPQSFKDNISISGTLEADEQVEIRSEISGVVESINFKEGSKVSEGQVLLKVNDIELRAQLSKALTAKRLASENERRAKLLLEKQAISQEEYDIAGADYQSASAEAELIEAQLSKTIIRAPFSGTIGLRSISKGTYVTPTTVIAKLVNTDELKITFSVPEKYASQVNVGTILTFTTSDSREQYSATIYAIDPEVDIATRTLRMRAIMDNRENKLYPGAYANVQLPLETVNDALLVPSESLIPVQNGKKIFILENGKAKEIDVEIGARTGKAVRILTNLQVGDTVLTYGVMALQNGSPVEVVLEEFEPLTQIQ, from the coding sequence ATGAAAGTAAAAAACATAGTCTACGCCCTATTAGTTGTTGGAGTAGTTGCCCTTATCGCATACAGAATCAAATCCAATGCCGAAATTGGCAAACCAAGTGGGTCAGGATCGGTTGTTCCAACTGTGACCGGTATGATTTTAAAGCCGCAGAGCTTTAAGGACAATATTTCCATTTCTGGGACTTTGGAAGCTGATGAACAAGTTGAGATCAGGAGCGAAATTTCCGGTGTTGTTGAAAGCATCAATTTTAAAGAAGGCAGCAAAGTTTCAGAAGGACAGGTATTGTTGAAGGTAAACGACATTGAACTTCGCGCCCAACTCTCCAAAGCACTTACGGCCAAAAGACTTGCTTCTGAAAATGAAAGAAGGGCCAAATTGTTATTGGAAAAACAGGCCATTAGCCAAGAAGAGTACGATATAGCGGGTGCGGATTACCAATCGGCCAGTGCAGAGGCAGAATTGATAGAGGCGCAACTTTCTAAGACAATCATAAGGGCGCCTTTTTCGGGAACCATTGGGCTACGGTCCATCTCCAAAGGAACCTACGTGACCCCAACCACGGTTATTGCCAAACTGGTCAACACCGATGAGCTGAAAATCACCTTCTCCGTACCGGAAAAATATGCTTCACAGGTAAATGTGGGCACAATCCTCACGTTTACCACTTCGGATTCCAGAGAACAGTACAGTGCCACCATTTATGCCATAGACCCTGAGGTGGACATCGCCACACGAACCCTTCGGATGAGAGCCATCATGGACAATCGGGAAAACAAACTATACCCTGGTGCATATGCGAATGTGCAACTACCGCTCGAGACGGTAAACGATGCCCTTTTGGTGCCTTCCGAGTCGTTGATTCCCGTACAGAACGGAAAGAAAATATTCATTCTGGAAAATGGCAAGGCCAAAGAAATCGATGTTGAAATCGGGGCACGGACCGGTAAAGCCGTGCGCATATTGACCAATCTGCAAGTTGGGGATACCGTGTTGACATACGGTGTGATGGCATTGCAAAACGGTTCACCGGTAGAAGTTGTTTTGGAAGAATTTGAACCTTTGACCCAAATACAATGA